One part of the Candidatus Curtissbacteria bacterium genome encodes these proteins:
- a CDS encoding prepilin-type N-terminal cleavage/methylation domain-containing protein, which yields MPNIKRGFTLVELLVVITIIGILATIGTVSFTKAQQKGRDSRRKTDLDSIRKALELKKLDSAGAFYYAQDLNSLDPPEGNYIKQVPGDPRNSNYIYAPTSSSGGSCSTDCVTYTLTACLENGTDTQKDPDKVEACTTDASYTISPQ from the coding sequence ATGCCCAACATTAAGCGCGGATTTACCCTCGTCGAACTTCTTGTAGTTATTACCATTATCGGTATTTTAGCCACCATTGGTACGGTTTCTTTCACAAAAGCTCAGCAAAAAGGAAGAGATTCAAGAAGAAAAACAGATCTCGATAGCATTCGGAAGGCTCTGGAGTTGAAAAAACTTGATTCCGCGGGGGCATTCTATTATGCGCAAGACCTCAATTCTCTCGACCCTCCGGAAGGAAATTACATAAAGCAAGTTCCCGGAGACCCCAGAAACAGCAATTATATATACGCACCAACGTCATCATCTGGCGGAAGTTGCTCAACAGACTGCGTAACCTACACACTCACAGCCTGTTTGGAAAATGGAACTGACACCCAAAAAGATCCGGATAAGGTAGAAGCTTGTACAACAGATGCCAGCTACACAATAAGTCCCCAATAA
- a CDS encoding TrmH family RNA methyltransferase: MKLKAAQLRSSDPTESQLAKVKRRQIYIICDNILDTYNIGSIFRLADAVAASKVYLCGNNIALPPYHRITKAAVGTDKWVPWEHVRTTKVAILKLRKQVPGIKIVAIEQDKKSVDYRTFDYGEPIAFIVGHETTGVSRGVLDLADVIVELPIYGVNVSLNVMVSLAIVLYRAIEK, from the coding sequence GTGAAACTGAAAGCTGCACAATTAAGATCAAGTGATCCTACTGAGTCGCAACTTGCCAAGGTAAAACGCAGGCAGATTTATATTATTTGCGACAACATACTTGATACTTACAACATCGGGTCAATTTTCCGGCTTGCAGACGCTGTAGCGGCCTCAAAGGTGTATCTTTGCGGCAACAACATTGCTCTGCCTCCTTATCACAGAATTACTAAGGCCGCAGTCGGAACAGATAAGTGGGTTCCTTGGGAGCATGTAAGAACTACCAAGGTTGCCATTTTAAAGCTAAGGAAGCAAGTTCCGGGGATAAAAATTGTCGCGATCGAACAGGACAAGAAGAGCGTTGACTACCGCACTTTTGACTATGGTGAGCCGATTGCCTTTATTGTGGGTCACGAAACAACAGGGGTGAGTCGCGGAGTACTTGATCTTGCTGATGTGATTGTTGAGTTGCCTATATACGGAGTGAATGTTTCTTTAAATGTAATGGTTTCACTCGCGATTGTGCTTTATCGGGCGATCGAAAAGTAG
- a CDS encoding cupin, which produces MEVTAEMLKINTEGFVKRVLKPWGYEDHYVTEDLPYMFKNLHIDAGKRLSLQRHLPGETSPGKVESWVVVSGKAKVIWEDATGEMIETELNLGEGFTSVIGQKHRLVGITDCDIHEASSPEGDGTTERLEDDYNRPDETAEMRADPNRGWNPDK; this is translated from the coding sequence GTGGAAGTGACTGCGGAAATGTTGAAAATCAATACAGAAGGTTTTGTAAAAAGGGTGCTGAAGCCTTGGGGTTATGAGGACCACTATGTGACTGAAGATTTGCCTTACATGTTCAAGAACTTGCATATTGACGCCGGCAAAAGACTTTCGTTACAGAGGCATCTGCCTGGGGAGACATCTCCAGGGAAAGTTGAATCATGGGTGGTTGTAAGCGGTAAAGCAAAAGTTATTTGGGAAGACGCAACTGGAGAAATGATCGAAACTGAACTTAATCTGGGGGAAGGGTTTACCTCTGTCATTGGCCAAAAACATAGACTAGTTGGGATAACTGACTGCGATATCCATGAAGCATCGTCTCCCGAAGGCGATGGAACGACGGAGAGGTTGGAAGACGATTATAATAGGCCCGATGAAACCGCAGAAATGAGAGCTGATCCCAACAGAGGATGGAATCCAGACAAATGA